A single Candidatus Poribacteria bacterium DNA region contains:
- a CDS encoding antibiotic biosynthesis monooxygenase has product MSQNIMEEMMIGVLTHHWANEEQFDEARELLDRNGLAQSKAPGFISRITLVSITDPTKITSLVIWESNEIYDAWRASPERAAIMGGASVLWSQPTESERFEVVGQLEK; this is encoded by the coding sequence ATGAGTCAAAATATAATGGAGGAAATGATGATTGGTGTATTAACTCACCATTGGGCGAATGAGGAACAGTTTGACGAGGCTCGCGAACTCTTGGACCGCAACGGTCTAGCACAGAGTAAAGCCCCCGGATTCATTAGTCGGATAACGCTTGTCTCCATCACTGACCCAACAAAAATAACCTCGTTGGTGATTTGGGAGAGTAACGAAATCTATGACGCTTGGCGCGCTTCCCCAGAGCGGGCAGCCATCATGGGTGGCGCGTCGGTGTTGTGGTCGCAGCCTACGGAGTCAGAACGGTTTGAAGTTGTAGGTCAGTTAGAAAAGTAA